The DNA region GCGTCTGCGCGATAGTTTCTACCACAATCCGGCCATAGAAGCCATGTTAAGTGATAAAGAACAGCAGGTACTTCAAGGCAAACTCACTTCCTTTGTTGCGGCAAAGAGCTTGCTCGATACCTATTTCGGAGAAATGAGGAAGAGTTAGTTACAAAGCTACGAGCTACAAGCTACAAGTAGCTGCGCTATCATGCCGCAAGGCACTTGTAGCTTTGTAGCTCGTAACTAATTCACGCTTTTTTCCCTTCCTTCTCAAAGTCCGCCTTCGATTTACTCTTCGTTACGATATATACGCCAAGGAATACCAGAGCGATAGCTACACCTTTTTCCCAACCGAATACACCCAGGCCCATGATAATAGCAACAATAGAAGCTACGATGGGTTGCATATAGTTGTACATACTCACCACTGTGGGACGCAGCAACCTTTGTGCGGTCATAATGAAGATATAGGCAAGGAAGCTGCCACCTATTACCACGTAGCCCACTTGTGCGTATGCCGCAGTAGAAATTTCCGCCCATTGAATGCCTGCTACATCATGGTATGAGAATGGAATATAGCACATGGACGCATAGATAAACATCCACTTATTCAATGTGATGGGAGAATATTTCTGCGATAAGCTCTTGAACACAGTCAGATAAATAGAGAAGCTGATTTGTGCTACCAGACAAAGCAAGTCCCCGATAATACTGCTGTTGCCGTTGCTTGTGGCCTGACTGCTTAATATAAGCGTCAGTGCTCCCATGGCCCCTACAAAAATACCCAGTACTTTCAGGTTCGTGATAGGTTCCTTCAGATAAATGGCGGCGATAATCATGGTTACGATAGGAAGTGTGGTTGTCACGATGGAGGCATCGATGGGTGAAGTCATTGAAAGCCCGAAGATATACACCCCTTGATTGAACACCAGTGCGAAAAGTGAAGCAAAGAAAATCTTCAGCATATCGCGGTGATCCACGTGTTCGTGCTTACAGAATGCAGACAGTAGCCAGAAACAGGCGGCTGCACCTACCATGCGGAACGTAGTTACCGATAAGGCTGAAAACTCCATAAGTGCGGATTTGCCGATGGGAGCCATCAGTCCCCATAAAATATTGGCAGTCAGGGCGAATATGTGCCCTTGTACATTCTTATTCATACTCTTTTTTCGTTTGAGGCTGCAAAAGAACAACTATTTTCTGAAACTAAAAAGTCTTTTCTCTTTTTATATACTTGTGGTCTGTTGGAAGCATTAATCATATTAGCACATTTATTCATATTCACTCGGAAAGGAAACTATGCTTCTCAATGTCAGTAGCATAGGGACATGACACTTGAAACTTATTACCTTGAGAACCGAAACTCCCTTTGTTTTGCTGCACAAGATGGCATCTTGTGTGGTGTAACATACTATCTTGAACAGCACAAGATGCCATCTTGAGCAGTAAAGGTAGTCACGCTTCAGTAGATATGCAAGCTTTTTACGGAGGAAAGGTAATAGTGATGTATGTGCATTATAACTGATTCATAACCGCTCGGGCATGAAACAACCGTCTTCATCTTCTTTTAAATCATGTAGAAAGACTTTTTCTTATTTTTTTGAGCTATTTTTGTATTCTGTAAAAACAAGTGACTTAACATCCTCTGCTTGTAGAGGTGAAACTTCTTGTGTTTTGTCTTTAAAAATGTGTATGTACTTATATTATTGAATAAATGCCTTGTTTGTATTGTGAAACATTATAGGAAAATATCATACGTATTAGGGGGAATCCTGCTCTTTGCAGTGGGAATGCTTGCTTTTCAGGTATATGAAAACGGAGTGGAAGGGCGCGGAATATGTAAGCGAAAGGCGGAGGCTTCACTGAAATCCGTTACGGAACTTTGGGCAAACAGGGAATTTGATAAACTTGGAATTCCCTATTCTGTTGGAGGAGGCGAACCGAAAGAGGAAAGCAAGCAGCGTCGTATAGTGCTGGCGGAAGGAGAGACGGTGGTAGCGGTCGATTCGATAAAGGAAGAAAAGCGGTTGATTGCTTCACATAACCTAAGTGCAAAGGTTCGCTTCCTGTTTTTGGTGGACAAAGCGGCTTTCAGCCTTTTGAATGAATTATGGCAAGAAGATTTGAATGATAGACACACTTATTGTTCCGGTGCTCTTATGCTGCAATCGGAATTGCCGGGTGACAGGAAAGGAAAAAAGTTTATGGCCGGAGACTCAACGCTGATGACTGATAAGTTCAAATTAGGAACCTACTATCTGGATGATATGTATTTTCTTGAATTGACGGCTTATCTTTCACTTCCTTCCCCATGGTTGTGTGCCGATTGGGGAAAGACCGGTATTGTTTCTTCTTCCATTATAGTTATCCTTTGCTTGTGCATATTTGTCCTTCTCTTTTGGCATAATCGAAAGAAGGACAACGACGATGAAGCGGTTGATCCGGATGATTGCGTAACGCGCATCTCCGAAAATAAATATCAAATAGGCGGAGTCCTGTTTGATGAAGAGGCGTGTACGCTTACTTTTGAAGATCGAAGTGTGGTGAAATGTCCTATGCAGTCTTATAAACTACTTTCTGCATTTGTCCATGCGGAAAATCATTTCTTATCGAATAACCGGATTGTTGAAGTTTGTGGTTGGAGTTTAGAAAATATCAATATTAATCAAAACAGAAGAGTAACAGTAAGCCTTCTCAGGAAGTTACTTGACGCCGAGAAGTCTCATGTGAAGATAGAATCCGGTCAAAACGAGCAAAAAGAACAGGGCTTTTATATGCTTGTTGAAAAATGATAAGTGCCTTATTATTAGTATAGAAAGGGGGAGTAATAAATTTTTTACTCCCCTTTTTTACTCCCGTAAATGCATTTTGAATCTATTTATTATTTACATTTGCCGGCATAACAATTATTGATGAAAAACATACTAATAAAATGAAGAACAAGATGAAAAAGATTCTGGTATTTATGGGAGTTGTAGCTATTGCTATAGGAGGATATGTTTACAGTAAACAGTCATCTGTCAAGATGTCTTCTTTAATGTTGGAGAATATAGAAGCGTTGGCAGATTCAGAAACAGATGGTGTTCTTTGCTTTGGAAAAGGGTTGGTTGATTGTCCGCTTAATCACGATAAAGTATATACTTATTATGCTCCGTATAGCTTATATTATTAGCGTTATATCTGTCCTGCTATTCATTTCTTGTACTTCGAATCCGGTTGCTTCCGGTAAAACGTCATATACTGATTTCCCACAGGAGCAAAAATTGAAGGCAAAGACGATACGGCTGGATACAGCTTTATTCCGCTATCCTTCTCGTCTGCATATCAGGGACGGGAAAGCTGTGGTACTTGATTTGCATGGAACAGACTATTTCTTTCATACATTCAGCTATCCTGATTTTCGTTACCTGTCTTCTTTCGGGAGGCGTGGAGATGCACCGCAGGATATGCTTTCTGCCGAAAATTTCCGATGGAATGGGGCTTTTTTGTGGACATTAGATTCCAATAAGTCAGAATTAACAAGGTTTGGGTTTGCTTTATCCGGTGATTCACTGCTTCGTCAGGAAGCGGTGAATCTGGATAAGGATATTCTCCGGGCATTGGATTTTGTAATGTGTGAGGATTCTGCCTTTATCATTCCCGATTATTCGGGTGACAGTCGCTTTTGCAAAGTAAGCAAGAGTGGAAAATTGATGTATAAGTTTGGTGCTATTCCTACTGTCAACGAGGATGCCTTGCAGAATGCCCGTCCGGCTTTGGCGCAGGCGTGGCGTAGTTTTATAGACTATAATCCCCGAAACGGGATACTTGCTGTTGCCACTCAGTTGGGTGAAGTGTTCGAAATCTATAATCTGAAAGACAGTACGCATGTTGTGTGCATGGGACCGCATGGTGAGCCGGAGTTTCAGGTGTCCGGGGGATATGGTATTCCTACGGGTATCATGGGATTTAGTGATGTGCAGGTGACGGGTCGGGCCATTTATGCAGTCTTTCATGGGCGCTCGTTCAAAGATATAGCACGGGATGCCCGGAATGGTATTGATCATCCGGATGGCGGGCAATTTATCTATGTGTTCAGCTTGACGGGAAAACCGTTAAAGAAATATGTACTGGATCATTACATTTGTGGCATATCGGTAGATGAGCAGCGTGGACTTATTTATGCTACGGATGTGAATGAGGATGAGCCGATAGTAGAATACCATATAAATGGTATGTAGAGTTAATTAATTTATTAAAAGGAGCAGACGGTAAACGACTTGTTTCGCTGCAATAGAATACCGAATGCTCCGTAACCCCTAAAATTTAGAAGCCTGGCAAAGATACAAATTTTTAAGCAAAACGGAAATTGATTTCCGCTGTTACGATAGTGCAGTGTGAAATATGCTCTAATGAGA from Bacteroides sp. MSB163 includes:
- a CDS encoding DMT family transporter — its product is MNKNVQGHIFALTANILWGLMAPIGKSALMEFSALSVTTFRMVGAAACFWLLSAFCKHEHVDHRDMLKIFFASLFALVFNQGVYIFGLSMTSPIDASIVTTTLPIVTMIIAAIYLKEPITNLKVLGIFVGAMGALTLILSSQATSNGNSSIIGDLLCLVAQISFSIYLTVFKSLSQKYSPITLNKWMFIYASMCYIPFSYHDVAGIQWAEISTAAYAQVGYVVIGGSFLAYIFIMTAQRLLRPTVVSMYNYMQPIVASIVAIIMGLGVFGWEKGVAIALVFLGVYIVTKSKSKADFEKEGKKA
- a CDS encoding NVEALA domain-containing protein yields the protein MKKILVFMGVVAIAIGGYVYSKQSSVKMSSLMLENIEALADSETDGVLCFGKGLVDCPLNHDKVYTYYAPYSLYY
- a CDS encoding BF3164 family lipoprotein codes for the protein MLRIAYIISVISVLLFISCTSNPVASGKTSYTDFPQEQKLKAKTIRLDTALFRYPSRLHIRDGKAVVLDLHGTDYFFHTFSYPDFRYLSSFGRRGDAPQDMLSAENFRWNGAFLWTLDSNKSELTRFGFALSGDSLLRQEAVNLDKDILRALDFVMCEDSAFIIPDYSGDSRFCKVSKSGKLMYKFGAIPTVNEDALQNARPALAQAWRSFIDYNPRNGILAVATQLGEVFEIYNLKDSTHVVCMGPHGEPEFQVSGGYGIPTGIMGFSDVQVTGRAIYAVFHGRSFKDIARDARNGIDHPDGGQFIYVFSLTGKPLKKYVLDHYICGISVDEQRGLIYATDVNEDEPIVEYHINGM